The following coding sequences lie in one Peromyscus maniculatus bairdii isolate BWxNUB_F1_BW_parent chromosome 3, HU_Pman_BW_mat_3.1, whole genome shotgun sequence genomic window:
- the Crebl2 gene encoding cAMP-responsive element-binding protein-like 2, with protein sequence MDDSKVVGGKVKKPGKRGRKPAKIDLKAKLERSRQSARECRARKKLRYQYLEELVSSRERAICALREELEMYKQWCMAMDQGKIPSEIRALLTGEEQNKAQQNSSRHPKAGKTEANTNLLLGN encoded by the exons GTGGTTGGAGGCAAGGTGAAAAAGCCTGGTAAACGAGGGCGGAAGCCAGCCAAGATTGACTTGAAAGCAAAACTTGAGCGGAGCCGACAGAGTGCAAGAGAATGCCGGGCCAGGAAAAAGCTGCGGTACCAGTACTTGGAGGAGTTGGTGTCCAGTCGGGAAAGAGCCATATGTGCACTTCGAGAGGAACTGGAAATG TACAAGCAATGGTGCATGGCAATGGACCAAGGGAAAATCCCTTCTGAAATAAGGGCCCTACTCACTGGAGAGGAGCAGAACAAGGCTCAGCAGAACTCAAGCAGGCATCCCAaagctgggaagacagaggctaaCACCAATTTGT tgctggggaattga